Within the Clostridiales bacterium genome, the region GGCAATAAAGTATCCTCTTATGTTTACGAAGGCAGGCTGTGTTATTATAAACAAATTCGATACGGTTAAATATTTCAACTTCGACACCGATAAAGTAATAAAAGATATAAACAATGTAAATCCAAAGGCAAAAGTTTTCAAGGTTTCATCGCTGAATGGCGATGGGATGGACTCAGTTTCGTCATGGATAGAAAAAAGAGTCATGGAGAAGATAGGTTCATGATTTAGAAAGGAGAGCCTGATATGTTCTATAAAAAGCTGTCATGTTTTATATCCACATTTATTTTTTGCTTTATCATATGGATTGCGCTTACTCTGACATTTAATATCCAGGAACTTTTGGGCGGAATCTTGGTAAGTATCATAACAGCATTATTTTCAAGCAAATTTTTTATACATAACGATGCATTTTATCTTTTCAATCCTAAAAGGCTGTTTTATTTGATAGCATATATATCTGTATTTATAAGAGAACTTGTCAAGGCAAATATAGATGTGGCCAAAAGGGCTTATAATCCCAAATTACCTGTAAATCCCGGAATCGTTAAAGTGAGGACTTGGCTTAAATCAGAATATGGACTTGCCATGCTGTGCAACTCCATAACGTTGACACCGGGGACTATTTCCCTTGATGTTGTCGAAGAGG harbors:
- a CDS encoding Na+/H+ antiporter subunit E, whose protein sequence is MFYKKLSCFISTFIFCFIIWIALTLTFNIQELLGGILVSIITALFSSKFFIHNDAFYLFNPKRLFYLIAYISVFIRELVKANIDVAKRAYNPKLPVNPGIVKVRTWLKSEYGLAMLCNSITLTPGTISLDVVEEDGRNYIYVHWIDVQSRNHTRAGNIIKGSLESGIRRIWN